The following DNA comes from Chitinophagales bacterium.
GCAAACGCGTCATTATCTCTTGCTGTCTTTTTATCAGCTCGCTGGTTATTTGCTTGTTTACTATATCCTCTTCATTCTCTTTCATATCGTCTATTATCTTTTGAAGATTTCCCAAACTTCCTTTTCCATCTTTATTTTCTTCTTGGTTTAACTCTTCTAATTTTTGACGTATAGCCTGCTGCTTGGCTGCCATTTTAGCCAACTTTTCAGATTGTCCTTTACCGGATTTACTTCCTGGCGAACTTCCTTCTTTCATCATTTCGCTCATCTCGCTTATTTGATCGCTTAGCTGTTGCTGCATCTTTTTTAAAGATGGTATTTTTCCGGGTTTACTTCCCGGTTTGTTTCCAGGATTTTCGCACATTTGATTGCCTTGCATTTGCTGAGCCATCTGCTGTTGCATTTGACTTAAAACTTCGCTAAGCATTAATGCTAAATTATTATAGCCCGTCATTACATACTGCTGGCTCACAGTAGCATTACTTACATTTCTATCTTCAAGTTGCTTTACAGCTTTATCTAAATTTCTGTTGATGTCTTTTATCTCATCTGTAATAAAAGCTTCAATTTCAAAAACTCTTTTAGCTAAAGCAAATAAACTATCTTCTACTAATTTAGAATCATCTATCAGCTTAAATTGGTCTTGAACTAAGTGAACGTATTTTGGTGTATTTATAGTTGTTACTTTAAATTCATCTAATAATCTTTCCTCTTCTAATGAAAGTAAAACCAAGTTTTCAAGCAACTGGCGTAATGACTCCATATCCTCCTCTGTAGATGCTTGCTGCATAAATGCCATCATTTGCTGCATGGCATCTGCCATTTCTTTCATTTTTTCAGATGCTCCTTTCTGACTTTCAGAAGATTTTTTATTATTCCCTTTATTTAATTCTTCTTTACTTTTTTCCAATTCTTCACTTATTTCTTCGCCTTGCTTTTCTTGTTCATCTAAATCAAATTGCTCACTTTCTTTATTCAACTCACTCAGTTCTTCTTGCAGTTTTTCAAACTCTTCATTTATTTGTTCTTGCTCTTTTTTTAATTGCTCTTTATCTTCTTTTCCTTCTGCTGTTTTCTTACTTAATTCTTCCTGCTTTTTTGATAATTCATTAAGCTTCTCTATAGTTTCTTGTACTTTTTGCTCTTGCTCTAATTTTTTTAATAACTCCAACATTCTATCTAACTCATCCTCTATGTCTTCGTCATTTACCTGCATATCTTGCATTTTTTCAAGTGCATCTTCTTTATTCATTTCTTCCATAAGTTTTTGCAACTTATCCATTAATGCCTTAGTTTCTTCGTCTAAAACATTGTCAAATAATTTCTGAATTTGCTCTTGCTTTTTCTTTATTTCCGGACTTACATTTTTAAAATCTTCTTGCTTATTTACATTGTCTTTATAGTCAGATTTTATATCGTCTAATTTCTTTTGTAGGTTTTCTTGTTTCTTAATTAAATCTTCTATTGATTTTTTTGATTCCCAACTCAGCTCATTTTTTTGCAATAATTCTTCTTGTATTTTTTTAAGTTCTTCTTGAAGCTCTGCACTTTCCTGCATACTTTTCTTTAAATCATCTTTTATTTTATCAAACTGCTGCTCTGAGTTTTCAGACATTTCTTCTTTACTTGCCAATTTTATACTCAGCCATTTACTTTTAGTAGATTTACTGCCATTTACTGCATCGTTATCAAAAACCTGAAAATAATAATCTAATTTATCGCCCGGCTCTACTCCTATTTCTTTTAAATTCCAGTAGTAAGAAAAATCGCTTGCTGTTCCACGTGAAAAAGGTATGTTTATTATTTTTCTAATTTTATTTCCTTCATTATTTGAAATAGTATAATTTAAAATAAGTTTAGTTAATCCATAATCATCTATAATTTTTCCTATATAAAAATAAACATCATTATTAGTGCTATCTTGAAAGGCTTCTACCTCAATTTCGGGATAATTGTCTTTAACTACAGAAATATTGAAGGCAGATGAGTCTATTTTTTCAACATTATTATTTATTATTTTAACTATATATTTATCACTATTATACAATGTTTTATCAAAAATAAAAGTGTTATTTCCTGTATTATTTTGCGTAAATGAAGTGTCTGAGAATTGCACAGAAATTTTATCCGTTGCCTGAGCATCAAATATCCACTGAATTTTACTTCCTTCCGGCACGCTTATATCGCCTTCATTTATATATGTTTTATCATTTAATCCTAAATAATTTGGATAATCAACTTTTAACTGAAAGTTTTTAATAATTGGTTTTTCCTTTACTTCAATTTCATACTCGCCTGAAGTAAAACCGGAACCTTCAAAATAAAATTTTATATTGCTTTGAACATTTGAAAAAATATAAGAAAAATTATTAGTGTTTAATTTTTGCATACTATTTTTAATTCCATCTTTTACCACATACACATTAACCGGCAGCTCACTACCCGAAACTTCAATATCTAATTTATAATCTTCAAATTGTAATGCCGTTAAACTTTCATTTTTTATATTAAAAGTAAAAGGAGCAGGTTTTACAAAAGTAGTATTATTTCTTATTAATCTATCTGTACTATTTTTAACAATACTGGGTTGCCACAAAAATAAAAACAACAAAACCAATAATGGCGGAACAGCATATTTTAAGTATTTTTTGTTTTCGTTTAAATCTACTGCATTAGTAAAAGGTATAGGTTTTAAAGTGTTTGATTTTTGGTCTATACTGGCTTGTATTAAAGATGCATCTTGCAAACTAAGTGAAGCATCTTTAAGCTGTAAAATATTTAAAAGTTTATCTTCTACATTTTTAAAATATCGCCCTATAATTTCAGCAGCTTGCTGGTGGCTTATTATTTTACCAAAATGATTTAGCTTAAATAAAGGATTAACAATGTAATAAACAATAATAGCTAAACTTAAAGCTAAAAATGAAAAAAACAATACTTTTCTAAATACTGTAGAAAAATAAAACTGATTTTCGGCTAAAATAATAACTAAGAAATAAACTAAAATGATAGCTATACTAAATAAAATACCTTTTAGTAATTTATTAAAGTAATACTTCCTTATAAACTCGTCAAGTTTTTTAATTAAATATGAATAACTATCCCCTATCATTCTATTCTATTACTATTTTTTGATTATTCTATTTTCCAAAATTATATTTAAAACCCAACATAAAACCAAAAGAATTGTAAGAATCTCTGAAAGTAACTTGCTCTAATGGTTCGTCTTTTCTGGCATAATTATAAGAAGAGTTAGAAGTTTCAGTTATCTCATTTTTATATTCTGTAACACGCAAAATTTCCGGTAAATCTTCCATTCCGTATTTGCTTTGAATATTTTCCATTCCTAATATTATTTCCGCAGCAGCTATAAGGTCTTCTGGAGTTTCTGTTGAAAAATCAACAAATTTTGTATCTTTTGCTTTAATAGTTAGCATATTCATTTCTGCTTCTGCAAAAACCGACCATTTTGGAGTAATATTATAAGTACAACCCACTCTGGCTGCAAAACCTATAGAAAACTGACCGGCAGTTTTTGCTTTTATGTAAGTTTCTGTAGGAATAGGAATATTTAAACCATGGCTGGCAATACTATCCGCTAATTCTTTATTTAATAAAGGTAAAGTATTATCTGCCATTACACCTGTTTTGTCATTTATGGTAGCTTCTACTATTGTTTTTCCTGCAAAAGGCAATAAAATACCAAACTTACCATAAGGTGTAAACTTTTTATTAGGATTTCCACTTACAACCACCATAGGAGCCATACGCACCATATTAGTATAAGAATATTGCTCAGCAAAATAATTAAGTCCGGCAGCATTAGTTTCATCTCTTCTGGCATCTAAAATTTTAGAACTTCTTAAAAATGAAAACTCCATTTCTAAGCCAAAGTTATCTATAAACATATATCCTACCGAACCAGCTACTTGAAAACCAGCTCCTCTTGTTCCAAAAGGTTGCTTTTCTGAATATTGATAATTATTAGGGTCATCATTGCTCCTAATTAACAATTTTCCTAACTCCGGCTTGGGAGAACCCACAGTGGTTTTGGCAACAGGAAAAGTATATCCGGTTTTAAAAGTAAAATAAGCACGTCCTTTTTTTTCTTTAGTTTTAGTTTCAGATTGAGCACTTAAAAATGCAAAAGAAAACACGCATAATAACAGTAATAAATTTCTCATTTTTTATAAAGATTTGGTTTTAACCTTGAAAATTAAAAATATTTCTAAATATTTAATAATCAAAAACATAATTACCTTCATTATTTACATTTATTTGAGGTATTTTATGATTTTCATTAAAATAATTGTACTCTTCTTCTATAGTTTTCCAAAAATCAACATACTTTGGAAACATATATTTAAAGATAGAATTTTTTATTTCTGAAAAACGATATGGATAAATATGAACAGGTATTTGCTCTTGCCCATTATTTTTAGCTAAAACATTTAATACATAAATTTCACTCATTATTTTATCTGTCATAGGCAAGCAACCTACCGTAACACAATTGCCATGTATAAAAATATCGCCACCTAAATTAGTAGCTGTACTTCTAATTGAATCTGCCATATTTGGATAATTTATTCCTAAACTCAACCAAAAATCACTAACAGGATTAAATCTATCTATATAATAATATCCTTCCGGCACTTGCTTATCACCTTGTTTATATTTAGGTCCCAAAGTACCGCTGGGTTTACATATTTTATATGTTTTAAACAGTTTAAAATCAGTATTTTCATTTTTTACCCAAATTTCTAATTCTCCTTCAGCCTTAAAAGCTCTTAATAGTATAGAGTAAGAAGAAAAAGGTATATTTTTAGAAGCAAAATCGTTTTTTAAGTTTTCAAAAGAAGCAGTATAAGCCATTTGAACTCTTTCAAACTTTAATTGTTCTCCTAAAAAATTTTGTTGAGCATACATAAAGTAAAAAAATAAAGTGATAAAACTAAAAGTAATCCACAATTTTAATCTTCCCATTATAAATTGATTATAAATTTTTTTCTTTCTTTTTATTATTAACTGTGTGAATAGTGGTAAAACTTTTCTTAGGTTTTAGTAATAAAGTGTAAAAAATAATCTTGTCCACAAAAATATAAAATTACTCACAGCATAAGTGCTTTATTTTTAAAAGAATTATGCTATTAGTTAACAATAGTTATTAACGCTATTAACAGGCAAAAGTGTATAAAAATTAGTGAAAATGGTAGTTAAAAAGATGTTGGTATTTTACTTTTATTTAACACGGCACTTAATATTTGCATGGCTTGTATTTTATTTTTATTACGCAAATCAACTTTTAAAATTTTATTTACAGCAATTAACAGCGTTATTAACAGGTTTGTTTAGTAAAAGGTGGAAAAAGGAGTTATACTTTTGTAAAAGAAACACCCTTTTAGCATTTTTTGACCAAAAGGGTGTTTTAAATACTACTTATACCGCAGTATATCCACCATCTACTAAATGGTAAGAACCTGTTATAAATGAAGATTGGTCGGAACTTAAAAACAACACTAAATCTGCAACTTCTTCGGCAGTTCCTAACCTACCCATAGGATGTTTTTGCTTTAGTGCTTCTAACATTTCTGTGCTTAAATTGTTTTCTAAAAGAGGAGTGTTAATATAACCGGGACCTACGGCATTGCAACGGATATTTTTTGTGGCATATTCTGCGGCTATGTTTTTAGTAAGTCCTACTACGGCATGTTTTGTGGTAGTATAAGCACTTGATTGTATGGCTGCCACAGCACCGTGTATAGAAGCCATATTTACTATAACGCCACCACCATTTTTTTCCATAGCTTTTAATTGGTATTTACATCCGTAAAATACTCCGTTGAGGTTTATATCTATTACTTTTTTCCAGCCGTCTAAAGAATAATCACCCGTAAAATTTTGTTCTCCGGCTATTCCGGCATTATTAAAAGCTATGTCTAACTTCCCGTATTCTTTTAATGCAAAATTAACAAGGTTTTCGCTGTCTGTAGCACTGGCTACATTTGCTTTAAAAAAGGAAGCCGTACCGCCATTATTCTTTATTAATTTTACGGTTTCATTACCACCTTTTTCACTAATATCAGATACCACTACTTTAGCACCTTCATTGGCATAAGAAATAGCAACAGCACGTCCAATTCCAGAACCGGCACCCGTTACAATAGCTACTTTGTTTTCTAATCTTTTTTTCATTTTTATGAGTTTTATATATTTAAAAATTAATTTTATAATGTGTTTAATATTACACACTCTATATAATAAAACAAATGTTAAGATTAAATGGTTTTGATAAAAATTGATTTTTAAGCCTTTTTAAGTTTTTATAGTAGTTAAAAAAAATATTTTATACCAATTGTCAACACAAAATAGTCTAATCTATTTTGTGTTTTACAATGGTAAATGCCGATAGAGCAATATATTTAGTACAATAAGGTGCAACCGAAATTGGACTATTATATATTCCTAATCGGTATTATAGGCCTACTCCAACAAAAACACAATATCTTCTTCGCTGAGTTGTTTTACAAAGCCGTCTTCTTCTTTAATTAATTCATCGCTTACAAATTCACGGAGATAATTTAATTATCTAACTAATAGAAGGTTTGTTTTAAAAGGTACAGTTTGAACAACATTAGAATTTTGATATAATTTTACTTGACCCACAACAATGTAATTATCAGGTGTTTGCTTTATTCCATTTATAGTACCATTCCATTTTTTTAAACTTGATTTATCCGAATCAAATACCATATCGCCCCATCTATTATATATTTTAAACGCTACTAAATAATCAAAATTACATTCAATTATAGGGCTAAAATAATCATTTAAGTTATCGTCATTAGGAGAAAACGCATCTGGTATTGTTATTTTGCAATCTTCTGTTTGAATAGTGTCATAATGACATTCACATAATATAGTATCATAATATTCACTAGTTGCAACTAAATTGTCTGTGCAATTTGGAAGAGGTATAGGGGTATGTTCACACATGCAATTTTGCGTATTATAAGTATCTAATGTAGTGCAGTCATTATCATCACAACTTGGAGGTGGTATAGGGGTATGTTCACACATACAACTTTGCGTATTATAAGTATCTAATGTGGTGCAGTCATTATCATCACAACTTGGAGGTGGTATAGGGGTATGTTCACACATGCAACTTTGCGTATTATAAGTATCTAATGTGGTGCAGTCATTATCATCACAACTTGGAGGTGGTATAGGGGTATGTTCACACATGCAACTTTGTGTGTTATACGTATCTAATGTAGTGCAGTCATTATCATCACAACTTGGAGGTGGTATAGGGGTATGTTCACACATGCAACTTTGCGTATTATAAGTATCTAATGTAGTGCAGTCATTATCATCACAA
Coding sequences within:
- a CDS encoding DUF4175 domain-containing protein; amino-acid sequence: MIGDSYSYLIKKLDEFIRKYYFNKLLKGILFSIAIILVYFLVIILAENQFYFSTVFRKVLFFSFLALSLAIIVYYIVNPLFKLNHFGKIISHQQAAEIIGRYFKNVEDKLLNILQLKDASLSLQDASLIQASIDQKSNTLKPIPFTNAVDLNENKKYLKYAVPPLLVLLFLFLWQPSIVKNSTDRLIRNNTTFVKPAPFTFNIKNESLTALQFEDYKLDIEVSGSELPVNVYVVKDGIKNSMQKLNTNNFSYIFSNVQSNIKFYFEGSGFTSGEYEIEVKEKPIIKNFQLKVDYPNYLGLNDKTYINEGDISVPEGSKIQWIFDAQATDKISVQFSDTSFTQNNTGNNTFIFDKTLYNSDKYIVKIINNNVEKIDSSAFNISVVKDNYPEIEVEAFQDSTNNDVYFYIGKIIDDYGLTKLILNYTISNNEGNKIRKIINIPFSRGTASDFSYYWNLKEIGVEPGDKLDYYFQVFDNDAVNGSKSTKSKWLSIKLASKEEMSENSEQQFDKIKDDLKKSMQESAELQEELKKIQEELLQKNELSWESKKSIEDLIKKQENLQKKLDDIKSDYKDNVNKQEDFKNVSPEIKKKQEQIQKLFDNVLDEETKALMDKLQKLMEEMNKEDALEKMQDMQVNDEDIEDELDRMLELLKKLEQEQKVQETIEKLNELSKKQEELSKKTAEGKEDKEQLKKEQEQINEEFEKLQEELSELNKESEQFDLDEQEKQGEEISEELEKSKEELNKGNNKKSSESQKGASEKMKEMADAMQQMMAFMQQASTEEDMESLRQLLENLVLLSLEEERLLDEFKVTTINTPKYVHLVQDQFKLIDDSKLVEDSLFALAKRVFEIEAFITDEIKDINRNLDKAVKQLEDRNVSNATVSQQYVMTGYNNLALMLSEVLSQMQQQMAQQMQGNQMCENPGNKPGSKPGKIPSLKKMQQQLSDQISEMSEMMKEGSSPGSKSGKGQSEKLAKMAAKQQAIRQKLEELNQEENKDGKGSLGNLQKIIDDMKENEEDIVNKQITSELIKRQQEIMTRLLQAENAERERDEKEERKSITAQDYEKTTPPSLEEYIKKKQGSIELYRSIPPKFKSFYRKISENYFKNVSEIN
- a CDS encoding glucose 1-dehydrogenase, which encodes MKKRLENKVAIVTGAGSGIGRAVAISYANEGAKVVVSDISEKGGNETVKLIKNNGGTASFFKANVASATDSENLVNFALKEYGKLDIAFNNAGIAGEQNFTGDYSLDGWKKVIDINLNGVFYGCKYQLKAMEKNGGGVIVNMASIHGAVAAIQSSAYTTTKHAVVGLTKNIAAEYATKNIRCNAVGPGYINTPLLENNLSTEMLEALKQKHPMGRLGTAEEVADLVLFLSSDQSSFITGSYHLVDGGYTAV
- a CDS encoding outer membrane beta-barrel protein, encoding MRNLLLLLCVFSFAFLSAQSETKTKEKKGRAYFTFKTGYTFPVAKTTVGSPKPELGKLLIRSNDDPNNYQYSEKQPFGTRGAGFQVAGSVGYMFIDNFGLEMEFSFLRSSKILDARRDETNAAGLNYFAEQYSYTNMVRMAPMVVVSGNPNKKFTPYGKFGILLPFAGKTIVEATINDKTGVMADNTLPLLNKELADSIASHGLNIPIPTETYIKAKTAGQFSIGFAARVGCTYNITPKWSVFAEAEMNMLTIKAKDTKFVDFSTETPEDLIAAAEIILGMENIQSKYGMEDLPEILRVTEYKNEITETSNSSYNYARKDEPLEQVTFRDSYNSFGFMLGFKYNFGK